A stretch of the Chitiniphilus purpureus genome encodes the following:
- a CDS encoding amino acid ABC transporter ATP-binding protein yields MISIQNVSKWYGNFQVLSDCSTEVKKGEVVVVCGPSGSGKSTLIKCVNGLEPFQSGQILVDGTSVGAPRTDLPRLRSRVGMVFQHFELFPHLSITDNLTLAQTKVLGRSADEARKKGLALLDRVGLSAQAAKFPGQLSGGQQQRVAIARALAMDPIAMLFDEPTSALDPEMINEVLDVMVELAREGMTMMVVTHEMGFARKVAHRVIFMDRGAIVEDADKDTFFGSPRSERAQAFLSKILSH; encoded by the coding sequence ATGATCTCCATCCAGAACGTCAGCAAATGGTACGGCAACTTCCAGGTGCTCTCCGATTGCAGCACCGAGGTGAAAAAGGGCGAGGTGGTCGTGGTATGCGGCCCGTCCGGATCGGGCAAGAGCACCCTGATCAAGTGCGTGAACGGGCTGGAGCCGTTCCAGTCCGGGCAGATCCTGGTCGACGGCACCTCGGTCGGTGCGCCCAGGACGGATCTGCCGCGGCTGCGCTCACGCGTCGGCATGGTGTTCCAGCACTTCGAGCTGTTCCCACATCTGTCGATCACCGACAATCTGACACTTGCCCAGACCAAGGTACTGGGACGCAGCGCGGACGAAGCGAGGAAGAAGGGTCTTGCGCTGCTAGATCGGGTCGGCCTGTCGGCGCAAGCGGCCAAGTTTCCCGGTCAGCTCTCGGGTGGGCAGCAGCAACGCGTCGCGATCGCCCGCGCGCTGGCGATGGACCCGATCGCCATGCTGTTCGACGAACCGACAAGCGCGCTCGACCCGGAGATGATCAACGAGGTGCTGGATGTGATGGTCGAACTCGCGCGCGAAGGCATGACCATGATGGTGGTCACCCATGAGATGGGCTTCGCGCGCAAGGTGGCGCACCGGGTCATCTTCATGGACCGGGGCGCCATCGTCGAGGACGCCGACAAGGACACCTTCTTCGGCAGCCCGCGCAGCGAACGCGCCCAGGCCTTCCTCTCCAAGATCCTGTCGCACTGA
- the pdxA gene encoding 4-hydroxythreonine-4-phosphate dehydrogenase PdxA translates to MALRPALALTTGEPAGIGPEIAAAVAAGHPEVRLVLLGDRALLSQRAQALGCSADWPDFDPQRDDDVALLHLPLATHAEPGRLDPANAGYVLRLLDAAVDGCLAGSFAAMVTAPIHKGVINDAGVADGFFFGHTEYLAQRTGTGQVVMLLAGSGMRVALATTHLPLAEVPAAITPQGLSRTLRILDHDLRHKFGIAAPRILVAGLNPHAGEAGHLGREEIEIIEPTLAALRAEGLTLIGPLPADTLFNTKQLARGDAVLAMYHDQGLPVLKYASFGHGVNVTLGLPLIRTSVDHGTALDLAGRGTADPGSLHAAVRLAAGLVARQGRAD, encoded by the coding sequence ATGGCCCTGCGCCCCGCGCTTGCACTCACCACCGGCGAACCGGCCGGGATCGGCCCCGAGATCGCCGCCGCCGTGGCGGCGGGGCATCCGGAGGTACGGCTGGTGCTGCTGGGCGATCGCGCGCTGCTCAGCCAACGGGCGCAAGCGCTGGGCTGCAGCGCCGACTGGCCCGATTTCGATCCGCAACGGGACGACGACGTGGCACTGCTGCACCTGCCGCTCGCCACCCACGCCGAGCCGGGCCGGCTTGACCCCGCCAATGCAGGCTATGTGCTGCGCCTGCTGGATGCCGCCGTCGACGGCTGCCTCGCCGGCAGCTTCGCTGCCATGGTCACCGCGCCCATCCACAAGGGCGTGATCAACGATGCCGGCGTCGCCGACGGCTTCTTCTTCGGCCACACCGAGTACCTCGCCCAGCGCACCGGCACCGGACAGGTGGTGATGCTGCTGGCCGGCAGTGGGATGCGCGTGGCGCTGGCCACCACCCACCTGCCGCTGGCCGAGGTGCCGGCGGCGATCACGCCGCAGGGTCTGTCACGGACACTGCGCATCCTCGATCACGATCTCAGGCATAAGTTCGGCATCGCCGCGCCGCGCATCCTGGTGGCCGGGCTCAACCCGCATGCCGGCGAAGCGGGCCACCTGGGGCGCGAGGAGATCGAGATCATCGAACCCACGCTCGCGGCGCTGCGCGCCGAGGGCCTGACGCTGATCGGGCCATTGCCGGCCGATACGCTGTTCAACACCAAACAGCTGGCCCGCGGCGACGCCGTGCTGGCGATGTACCATGATCAGGGCCTGCCGGTGCTCAAGTACGCCAGCTTCGGCCATGGCGTCAACGTCACGCTGGGCCTGCCGCTGATCCGCACCTCGGTGGACCATGGCACGGCCCTTGATCTAGCGGGACGCGGCACGGCCGACCCGGGCAGCCTGCACGCCGCGGTGCGACTGGCCGCCGGGCTGGTTGCCCGCCAGGGCCGGGCGGATTGA
- a CDS encoding amino acid ABC transporter permease: MDFSQIVPALPALWQGMLLTLKLLVLAVLGGVALGTLLALARLSHNRTLSFLAGFYVNYFRSIPLLLVITWFYFVVPFIIGWLTGTNQPIGAFTSCLIAFMMFEAAYYCEIVRAGIQSISRGQVNAAYALGMNYRQTMQLVILPQAFRKMTPLLLQQSIILFQDTSLVYAVGLMDFLNTARSQGDITGYLHEFLLFAGFVYFIVSFGASRLVKRLQKRLTV, encoded by the coding sequence ATGGATTTCTCGCAGATCGTCCCGGCGCTGCCCGCGCTGTGGCAGGGCATGCTGCTGACGCTCAAACTGCTGGTGCTCGCAGTGCTGGGCGGCGTGGCGCTCGGTACGCTGCTCGCGCTGGCGCGGCTGTCGCACAACCGCACGCTCTCGTTCCTTGCGGGCTTCTACGTCAACTACTTCCGTTCGATCCCGCTACTGCTGGTCATCACCTGGTTCTACTTCGTGGTGCCGTTCATCATCGGCTGGCTCACCGGCACCAACCAACCGATCGGCGCGTTCACCTCGTGCCTGATCGCCTTCATGATGTTCGAGGCGGCCTACTATTGCGAAATCGTGCGGGCCGGCATCCAGTCGATCTCGCGCGGGCAGGTGAACGCCGCCTACGCCCTGGGGATGAACTATCGCCAAACCATGCAGCTGGTGATCCTGCCGCAGGCGTTCCGCAAGATGACGCCACTGTTGCTGCAGCAGTCGATCATCCTGTTCCAGGACACCTCGCTCGTCTACGCGGTCGGCCTGATGGATTTCCTCAACACCGCCCGCTCGCAGGGGGATATCACCGGTTACCTGCATGAGTTCCTGCTGTTCGCAGGCTTTGTCTATTTCATCGTCAGTTTTGGCGCGTCCCGGCTGGTCAAGCGCCTGCAAAAGAGGTTGACCGTATGA
- a CDS encoding glutamate/aspartate ABC transporter substrate-binding protein, giving the protein MNKLMPLSLVALALTAGGAHAEALTGTLKKIKENGVIVVGHRDSSIPFSYLDNQKPIGYSMDLANRIVESVKKELKMPNLQVRYNLVTSQTRIPLVQNGTVDFECGSTTNNLERQKQVAFSVGIFEIGTRLLTKKTSGVKDFADLSGKNVVTTAGTTSERLIKSMNAEKKLNMNIISAKDHGESFLMLESGRAVAFMMDDALLAGEMAKARKPDDWVIVGKPQSYEIYGCMLRKDDAPFKKVIDDTLRTTFKSPEMNTIYKRWFESPIPPKGLNLNFPMSPELKELLANPTDKSAEQM; this is encoded by the coding sequence ATGAACAAACTGATGCCGCTCAGCCTTGTGGCGCTGGCGCTGACCGCCGGCGGCGCGCACGCCGAAGCCCTGACAGGCACGCTGAAGAAGATCAAGGAAAACGGCGTGATCGTGGTCGGGCACCGCGACTCGTCGATCCCGTTCTCCTACCTGGACAACCAGAAACCGATTGGCTATTCGATGGATCTGGCCAACAGGATCGTCGAGAGCGTCAAGAAGGAACTGAAGATGCCCAACCTGCAGGTGCGTTATAACCTGGTCACCTCGCAGACCCGCATCCCGCTGGTACAGAACGGCACCGTCGACTTCGAGTGCGGCTCCACCACCAACAATCTGGAACGGCAGAAGCAGGTGGCCTTCTCGGTGGGCATCTTCGAGATCGGCACGCGCCTGCTGACCAAGAAGACCTCGGGCGTGAAGGACTTCGCCGACCTGTCGGGCAAGAATGTCGTCACCACCGCGGGCACTACCTCCGAGCGGCTGATCAAGTCCATGAACGCCGAGAAGAAGCTGAACATGAACATCATCAGCGCCAAGGACCACGGTGAATCGTTCCTGATGCTCGAATCGGGCCGTGCGGTGGCGTTCATGATGGACGACGCGCTGCTGGCCGGCGAGATGGCCAAGGCCAGGAAGCCGGACGACTGGGTCATCGTCGGCAAGCCGCAGTCATACGAAATCTACGGCTGCATGCTGCGCAAGGATGACGCACCGTTCAAGAAGGTGATCGACGACACGCTCAGGACCACCTTCAAGTCGCCCGAGATGAACACCATCTACAAGCGCTGGTTCGAAAGCCCGATCCCGCCCAAGGGGCTGAACCTGAACTTCCCGATGAGCCCGGAGCTCAAGGAACTGCTGGCCAATCCGACCGACAAGTCGGCCGAGCAGATGTAG
- a CDS encoding amino acid ABC transporter permease has protein sequence MNYNWDWQVFFKSTGIGDEIYLDWFVTGLGWTVALALGAWLIALLLGTVLGVMRTLPGRTARRIAGAYVELFRNVPLLVQLFIWYFIVPDWLPGPLELWFKQTLHPATSAFISVTLCLGLFTAARVCEQVRTGIEALPRGQAMAAFALGLRLSQVYRQVLLPQAFRIIIPPLTSEFLNVFKNSSVASLIGLMELLAQTKQTAEFTANLFEAFTLATLIYFTLNMGLMLLMRWVERKVRVPGLIALGGK, from the coding sequence ATGAATTACAACTGGGACTGGCAAGTCTTTTTCAAGTCCACAGGCATCGGCGATGAGATCTACCTGGACTGGTTCGTCACCGGCCTGGGCTGGACCGTGGCGTTGGCGCTGGGCGCCTGGCTGATCGCGCTGCTGCTCGGCACGGTGCTCGGCGTGATGCGCACGCTGCCGGGGCGCACCGCGCGACGCATCGCGGGCGCATACGTCGAACTGTTCCGCAACGTGCCGCTCCTGGTGCAGCTCTTCATCTGGTACTTCATCGTGCCGGACTGGCTGCCCGGCCCCCTGGAGCTGTGGTTCAAGCAGACGCTGCATCCGGCGACCAGCGCCTTCATCAGTGTCACGCTCTGCCTTGGCCTCTTTACCGCCGCGCGCGTCTGCGAGCAGGTGCGCACCGGTATCGAGGCACTGCCACGTGGTCAGGCGATGGCGGCGTTCGCCTTGGGCCTGCGCCTGTCGCAGGTCTACCGGCAGGTGCTGCTGCCGCAGGCGTTCCGCATCATCATCCCGCCACTGACCAGCGAGTTCCTGAATGTCTTCAAGAACTCGTCGGTCGCATCGCTGATCGGCCTGATGGAGCTCCTGGCGCAGACCAAGCAGACGGCCGAGTTCACCGCCAACCTGTTCGAGGCTTTCACGCTCGCCACGCTGATCTACTTCACGCTCAACATGGGCCTGATGCTGCTGATGCGCTGGGTGGAAAGGAAGGTGCGCGTGCCGGGCCTGATCGCCCTGGGAGGCAAATGA
- the rsmA gene encoding 16S rRNA (adenine(1518)-N(6)/adenine(1519)-N(6))-dimethyltransferase RsmA, whose protein sequence is MTHIPRKRFGQNFLQDQGVIADIVNAVDPDGDDVLVEIGPGLAALTAPLIGRAGRLHAVEIDRDIVAYLRQHFDAEELVIHNVDALKFDFGALADEIAPGRKLRLVGNLPYNISTPLLFHLAQFAPRIADMHFMLQKEVVDRMVAEPSTADYGRLSIMLQLRFYMERVLDVPPGAFHPPPKVDSAVVRMLPWPQPPFPVADPARLEDLVAAAFTQRRKTLRNNLKGIVDDAQFAALGIDPGLRPENLQVGQFVALANALESVTPVRG, encoded by the coding sequence ATGACACATATCCCGCGCAAGCGTTTCGGCCAGAACTTCCTGCAGGATCAGGGGGTGATCGCCGATATCGTCAACGCCGTCGACCCGGACGGGGACGATGTACTGGTGGAGATCGGGCCGGGCCTGGCCGCGCTGACCGCGCCGCTGATCGGACGCGCCGGCCGGCTGCATGCGGTGGAGATCGACCGCGACATCGTGGCGTACCTGCGACAGCATTTCGATGCCGAGGAGCTGGTGATCCACAACGTGGATGCCCTCAAGTTCGATTTCGGCGCGCTCGCCGACGAGATCGCCCCAGGCCGCAAGCTGCGGCTGGTGGGCAATCTGCCCTACAACATCTCGACGCCGCTGCTCTTTCACCTGGCCCAGTTCGCGCCACGTATCGCGGACATGCACTTCATGCTGCAAAAGGAAGTGGTCGATCGGATGGTGGCCGAACCATCCACGGCCGACTACGGCCGGCTTTCGATCATGCTGCAGCTGCGTTTCTACATGGAACGCGTGCTCGACGTGCCGCCGGGCGCGTTCCACCCGCCGCCCAAGGTCGATTCGGCCGTGGTGCGCATGCTTCCCTGGCCGCAGCCCCCCTTTCCCGTGGCCGATCCGGCACGGCTGGAAGACCTGGTCGCCGCCGCGTTCACCCAACGCCGCAAGACCTTGCGCAACAATCTCAAGGGCATCGTCGACGATGCCCAGTTCGCCGCGCTCGGCATCGACCCGGGCCTGCGGCCGGAAAACCTGCAGGTGGGTCAGTTCGTGGCACTCGCCAACGCGCTGGAGTCCGTAACGCCGGTCAGGGGCTAG
- a CDS encoding amino acid ABC transporter ATP-binding protein yields the protein MIRFCDVNKWYGRDHHVLKHINLDIAAGEVVVVCGPSGSGKSTLIRTINQLEPIEQGEIWVGEVQVNNPRTNINRLREDVGFVFQHFNLYPHLSVLDNITLAPIRVKRIGSALAREQALALLERVGLAHKKDAYPANLSGGQQQRVAIARGLAMQPKVMLFDEPTSALDPEMIGEVLKVMQDLAESGMTMMVVSHEMGFAREVAHRVLFLDHGEVLEDAPPARFFTQPAHERTRQFLRQVLSPMHG from the coding sequence ATGATCCGCTTTTGCGATGTCAACAAGTGGTACGGTCGCGACCACCATGTGCTCAAGCACATCAACCTGGACATCGCCGCCGGCGAAGTGGTGGTGGTGTGCGGGCCTTCCGGATCGGGCAAATCCACGCTGATCCGCACCATCAACCAGCTCGAACCGATCGAGCAGGGCGAGATCTGGGTCGGCGAGGTCCAGGTGAACAATCCACGAACCAACATCAACCGGTTGCGCGAAGACGTGGGCTTCGTGTTCCAGCACTTCAACCTGTATCCGCATCTGTCGGTCCTGGACAACATCACGCTCGCCCCGATCCGGGTCAAGAGGATCGGGTCGGCACTGGCGCGGGAACAGGCGCTGGCGCTGCTCGAACGCGTGGGTCTTGCACATAAGAAGGATGCCTACCCGGCCAACCTCTCGGGCGGCCAGCAGCAGCGGGTGGCGATCGCCCGCGGGCTGGCGATGCAACCCAAGGTGATGCTGTTCGACGAGCCCACCAGCGCGCTCGACCCGGAAATGATCGGCGAGGTGCTCAAGGTGATGCAGGACCTCGCTGAATCGGGCATGACCATGATGGTGGTCAGCCACGAGATGGGATTTGCCCGCGAGGTGGCGCATCGGGTGCTCTTCCTGGATCACGGCGAAGTGCTGGAGGACGCCCCACCCGCGCGTTTCTTCACCCAGCCTGCGCACGAGCGCACCCGGCAGTTCCTGCGCCAGGTGCTGTCACCCATGCACGGGTGA
- a CDS encoding bifunctional diguanylate cyclase/phosphodiesterase, whose protein sequence is MAKPEWMATDDERFAAQRELGLYHAYFDAFDRVVARLLTNEGPSSLLDAMAALADVTRASVVGLYLNAADGGAARMNSVWRDPHTRLAAITPEPLKLLEYASYPLLADTLAVGMVLNKSLLELPLAEQMLLAQIGARRILCIPLLNRGELFGFLCFLDDDERRERSQTELKLLAMLGNHVAQALTRLQVEEAMLANQQRLRALVGATEDMVFEIAPNGVIGQVWSGHPALPAAETLSGRQMALVLPQEMAQPLARAVPDALAGGRSLSVQCALPQLGVWLHARLQPVTVGEPRVVVLVHDVTELAQDAARKKVMLDTLNLLEEAIIDMTPAGELQETTPAWAKLRALDPRNLAFDLGKQLFTWVHPEDRAGVDATFARLLNSADPASQRFRLMQENSEFLWVEARLIAQRGPDGACHGVRGVLRDVTVAHLNEQHITQLAHYDNLTKLPNRLLLDQALAHAVDRARRDNTKVALGFIDLDHFKQINDAFGHKIGDELLINLAQRLKSVLRDNDLLARWGGDEFVVVLPDLTDTARLPDIANRLRQAARQGVVLDGMEAKPTISVGFAIFPDNAESGEELLTAADHTMYHAKHAGRNNACFYSDILHLKSLGREHVAIQARLSDAIRLGSLQVFYQPIIHAKNGEVYAIEALARWQDDKSGWISPELFIPMAEKVGLIQELSEVVTHQSLCKLREWRDAGLPQKLMLNVSRSQLFAPRFVSNLVDRLAEFRLRPADVIIEITESVALTDYSRQLKHLKLLGAAGFALAIDDFGTGYSSLSQLHEMPAQILKVDVSFTQRLHTEEGRRVMQAIVQLSHGLDLQIVVEGVENLETARFLQGLGVQFLQGFHFSEPVPPGVAELWMRLGLSGKI, encoded by the coding sequence ATGGCCAAGCCCGAGTGGATGGCGACCGACGATGAGCGCTTTGCCGCACAACGTGAACTTGGCCTGTATCACGCCTATTTCGATGCCTTTGACCGCGTCGTCGCGCGCCTCCTGACCAACGAAGGCCCATCCAGCCTGCTCGATGCGATGGCTGCGCTGGCGGACGTGACGCGTGCAAGCGTGGTCGGGCTCTATCTCAATGCCGCCGACGGCGGCGCGGCCCGGATGAATTCCGTCTGGCGCGATCCGCATACCCGTCTTGCCGCCATCACGCCCGAGCCACTCAAGCTGCTCGAATATGCAAGCTATCCGCTGCTGGCCGATACGCTGGCGGTGGGCATGGTGCTCAACAAATCGCTGCTGGAGCTGCCGCTGGCCGAACAGATGCTGCTCGCGCAGATCGGCGCCCGGCGCATCCTGTGCATCCCCTTGCTCAACCGTGGCGAATTGTTCGGTTTCCTGTGCTTCCTTGACGATGACGAGCGCCGCGAACGCAGCCAGACCGAGCTCAAGCTCCTGGCGATGCTGGGCAACCACGTTGCGCAGGCGTTGACCCGTCTGCAGGTGGAGGAGGCGATGCTTGCCAACCAGCAGCGGCTGCGCGCGCTGGTCGGTGCGACCGAGGACATGGTGTTCGAGATCGCGCCCAATGGGGTGATCGGGCAGGTATGGTCGGGCCATCCGGCCTTGCCGGCCGCCGAAACCCTGTCCGGCCGCCAGATGGCGCTGGTATTGCCGCAGGAGATGGCGCAGCCGCTGGCCCGCGCCGTCCCCGATGCGCTGGCGGGCGGCCGCAGCCTCTCGGTGCAATGCGCCTTGCCGCAACTGGGCGTGTGGCTGCATGCGCGGCTGCAGCCGGTGACCGTGGGCGAGCCACGCGTGGTGGTGCTGGTGCACGACGTGACCGAACTGGCGCAGGATGCGGCGCGCAAGAAGGTGATGCTCGATACGCTCAACCTGCTGGAGGAGGCCATCATCGACATGACCCCGGCGGGCGAGTTGCAGGAGACGACCCCAGCCTGGGCAAAGCTGCGCGCGCTCGATCCGCGGAATCTGGCGTTCGATCTGGGCAAGCAGCTTTTCACGTGGGTGCATCCGGAGGACCGTGCCGGTGTGGATGCCACCTTTGCCCGGCTGCTCAATTCGGCCGACCCAGCCAGCCAGCGCTTCCGGCTGATGCAGGAGAACAGCGAGTTCCTGTGGGTGGAGGCCCGGCTGATCGCACAGCGCGGCCCGGACGGGGCCTGCCATGGTGTGCGCGGCGTCCTGCGCGACGTGACGGTGGCGCATCTGAACGAGCAGCACATCACCCAGCTTGCACACTATGACAACCTGACCAAGCTGCCCAACCGGCTGCTGCTGGACCAGGCGCTGGCGCATGCGGTGGATCGTGCGCGGCGCGACAACACCAAGGTCGCGCTCGGTTTCATCGACCTCGATCATTTCAAGCAGATCAACGATGCGTTCGGCCACAAGATCGGCGACGAGCTGCTGATCAACCTCGCACAGCGGCTCAAGTCGGTGCTGCGCGACAACGACCTCTTGGCGCGCTGGGGGGGCGACGAGTTCGTGGTGGTGCTGCCCGACCTCACCGATACCGCCCGGCTGCCCGATATCGCCAACCGCCTGCGTCAGGCCGCACGCCAGGGCGTGGTGCTCGACGGCATGGAAGCCAAGCCGACCATCAGTGTCGGCTTCGCGATATTCCCGGACAACGCCGAATCGGGCGAGGAGTTGCTCACGGCGGCCGACCACACCATGTATCACGCCAAGCACGCCGGTCGGAACAATGCCTGTTTCTACAGCGACATCCTGCATCTGAAGTCGCTCGGACGCGAACACGTGGCGATCCAGGCGCGCCTGTCCGACGCGATCCGGCTGGGCAGCCTGCAGGTGTTCTACCAACCCATCATCCATGCCAAGAACGGCGAGGTGTATGCCATCGAGGCGCTGGCGCGCTGGCAGGACGACAAGAGTGGCTGGATCAGTCCCGAGCTTTTCATCCCGATGGCCGAGAAGGTCGGGTTGATCCAGGAGTTGTCGGAAGTGGTGACCCACCAGTCGCTGTGCAAGCTGCGGGAATGGCGTGACGCCGGCCTGCCGCAGAAGCTGATGCTGAACGTCTCGCGCAGCCAGCTTTTCGCCCCGCGCTTCGTCTCCAACCTGGTCGATCGGCTGGCCGAGTTCCGACTGCGCCCGGCCGATGTGATCATCGAGATCACCGAGTCGGTGGCGCTGACCGACTATTCGCGCCAGCTCAAGCACCTCAAGCTGTTGGGGGCTGCAGGCTTTGCGCTGGCGATCGATGATTTCGGCACCGGCTACTCGTCGCTGTCGCAATTGCACGAGATGCCGGCGCAGATCCTGAAAGTGGACGTATCGTTCACTCAGCGCCTGCACACGGAAGAGGGCCGGCGGGTGATGCAGGCCATCGTGCAGCTGTCGCATGGCCTTGATCTGCAGATCGTGGTCGAGGGCGTCGAGAACCTCGAAACCGCGCGCTTTCTGCAGGGCCTTGGCGTGCAGTTCCTGCAGGGATTCCACTTCAGCGAGCCGGTGCCGCCGGGCGTTGCCGAACTGTGGATGCGCCTGGGACTGTCCGGCAAGATCTGA
- a CDS encoding peptidylprolyl isomerase has translation MMLRTLLTTLALTLAAAAAPAKVVTVDRVIAVVNRGTITESELNNRVASVERNLRGKNVQLPPPEVMRQQVLERMIMDEIQLQYAKQIGIRVDDAQLERAIGRIAEQNKLPLPEFRAKLEQTGLEWKSFREDIRNEITLSRLREREIDNKILVSDNEVNDYLKLNAGKTDREYLLSQIQVSLPESASPEQIQAKRARIVAARQELADGKPFASVAATYSDAKEAISGGSLGWRAAGSLPPAFQQLLGNMQPGQLTDIIRSPIGFHLFRLDDLRTDQRREVVQQTRARHILIKTNELVSEADARRKLQQLRDRITGGAKFADVARAFSEDTSAANGGDLGWINPGETVPEFEQAINGLKPGELSPLVRSPFGLHLIQVSERRQQDVTEERERFRVRMAIKQRKSEEAYEDWLRQARDRAYVKIRLQDE, from the coding sequence ATGATGCTCCGAACCCTGCTGACCACCCTTGCCCTCACCCTCGCCGCCGCCGCCGCGCCGGCCAAGGTCGTCACCGTCGACCGCGTCATCGCCGTGGTCAACCGCGGCACCATCACCGAGAGCGAGCTGAACAACCGTGTCGCCTCGGTGGAACGGAACCTGCGGGGCAAGAACGTACAACTGCCACCGCCCGAGGTGATGCGCCAGCAGGTGCTCGAACGCATGATCATGGACGAGATCCAGCTGCAGTACGCCAAGCAGATCGGCATCCGGGTCGATGATGCACAGCTGGAGCGCGCGATCGGCCGCATCGCCGAGCAGAACAAGCTGCCGCTGCCGGAGTTCCGTGCCAAGCTCGAACAAACCGGGCTCGAGTGGAAATCGTTCCGCGAGGACATCCGCAACGAGATCACGCTGTCCAGGCTGCGCGAACGCGAGATCGACAACAAGATCCTCGTCAGCGACAACGAGGTGAACGACTACCTCAAGCTCAACGCGGGCAAGACCGACCGCGAATATCTGCTGTCGCAGATCCAGGTGTCGCTGCCGGAAAGTGCCTCGCCCGAACAGATCCAGGCCAAGCGCGCCCGGATCGTCGCCGCGCGGCAGGAGCTGGCCGACGGCAAGCCGTTCGCGTCGGTCGCCGCCACCTATTCGGATGCCAAGGAAGCGATCAGCGGCGGCTCGCTGGGCTGGCGTGCCGCCGGCAGCCTACCGCCGGCGTTCCAGCAACTGCTCGGCAACATGCAGCCGGGCCAGCTGACTGACATCATCCGCAGCCCGATCGGCTTTCATCTGTTCCGGCTGGATGACCTGCGTACCGACCAGCGTCGCGAAGTGGTACAGCAGACCCGGGCACGCCACATCCTGATCAAGACCAACGAACTCGTCTCCGAAGCGGATGCACGCCGCAAGCTGCAGCAGCTGCGCGACCGTATCACCGGCGGCGCCAAGTTCGCCGATGTCGCCCGCGCCTTTTCCGAGGACACCAGCGCCGCCAACGGCGGCGACCTGGGCTGGATCAACCCGGGCGAGACCGTGCCTGAATTCGAACAGGCCATCAATGGGCTCAAGCCGGGTGAATTGAGCCCGCTGGTCCGCTCACCGTTCGGCCTGCACCTGATCCAGGTCAGCGAGCGCCGGCAACAGGACGTCACCGAGGAACGCGAGCGCTTTCGCGTGCGCATGGCGATCAAGCAGCGCAAATCCGAGGAAGCCTACGAAGACTGGCTGCGTCAGGCGCGCGACCGTGCCTATGTGAAGATCCGGCTGCAGGACGAATAA